One genomic segment of Dysosmobacter sp. Marseille-Q4140 includes these proteins:
- a CDS encoding ABC transporter substrate-binding protein, with the protein MKKRTLSLLLLVSLLGAVLTGCGGGSTEETPEEGAAANAITVGIAQDLDSSLDPHKTVKAGTREVMFNVFEGLMKPTPEGGLIPAVAENYTISDDETVYTFTIREGVKFHNGDTVDADDVVYSLERCIDPQEADIVPVDGFAIIDSVTAADEKTVVITLTEPSNEFVSYLTTAVIPADYDQQDTAPVGTGPFRFVSRTAQDSVVLEKFDGYWGTPAYLDTVTFKIIENADSLLMSLQSGAIDLCAHLTSTQTAQLGDEFQILEGTMNLVQALYLNNAVAPFDNELVRQALCYAVDRQQILDLAFDGYGALIGSSMYPAFAKYFDDSLTDYYTYDPDKAVELLAQAGYPNGFDMTITVPSNYQPHRDTATVLVEQLKAVGINATIEPIEWESWVADVYTGRQFQSTVVGVDASNMTARALLERFTSDYDRNFINYNNADYDALFQQAIACYDDAEQTALYKQMERNLTEHAANVYIQDLADLVALRTGLEGLQFYPIYVLDLSTVRYAQ; encoded by the coding sequence ATGAAGAAGAGAACCTTGTCGCTTCTTCTTCTGGTCAGTCTCCTGGGCGCCGTACTCACCGGATGCGGAGGCGGCAGCACAGAGGAGACGCCGGAGGAGGGCGCGGCGGCCAACGCCATCACCGTTGGCATTGCCCAGGACCTGGACAGCAGCCTCGACCCTCACAAGACCGTGAAGGCGGGGACCCGGGAAGTCATGTTCAATGTGTTCGAGGGCCTGATGAAGCCCACGCCGGAGGGAGGCCTGATCCCGGCTGTGGCGGAGAACTATACCATTTCCGACGACGAGACCGTCTATACTTTCACCATCCGGGAGGGCGTCAAGTTCCACAACGGCGACACCGTGGACGCTGACGACGTCGTGTATTCCCTGGAGCGGTGCATCGACCCCCAGGAGGCCGACATCGTGCCGGTGGACGGGTTTGCCATCATCGATTCTGTGACGGCTGCGGATGAAAAGACCGTGGTCATCACCCTGACCGAGCCCAGCAACGAGTTCGTGTCCTACCTGACCACCGCCGTCATCCCGGCGGACTACGATCAGCAGGACACCGCCCCCGTGGGCACCGGCCCCTTCCGGTTCGTCTCCCGCACCGCGCAGGACTCCGTGGTCCTGGAGAAGTTCGACGGGTACTGGGGCACCCCCGCCTATCTGGACACGGTGACCTTCAAGATCATCGAAAACGCCGACAGCCTGCTCATGAGCCTCCAGAGCGGGGCCATCGACCTGTGCGCCCACCTGACCAGCACCCAGACCGCCCAGCTGGGCGATGAGTTCCAGATCCTGGAGGGTACCATGAACCTGGTCCAGGCCCTGTACCTCAACAACGCCGTGGCGCCCTTTGACAACGAGCTGGTGCGCCAGGCCCTGTGCTATGCCGTGGACCGCCAGCAGATCCTGGACCTGGCCTTCGACGGGTACGGCGCCCTGATCGGTTCCAGCATGTATCCGGCCTTTGCCAAGTATTTTGACGACAGCCTCACCGATTACTATACCTACGACCCCGACAAGGCCGTGGAGCTGCTGGCCCAGGCCGGCTATCCCAATGGCTTCGACATGACCATCACCGTGCCCTCCAACTACCAGCCCCACAGGGACACCGCCACGGTGCTGGTGGAGCAGCTCAAGGCCGTGGGCATCAACGCCACCATTGAGCCCATCGAGTGGGAGAGCTGGGTGGCCGACGTGTACACCGGACGGCAGTTCCAGTCCACCGTGGTGGGCGTGGACGCCTCCAACATGACCGCCCGGGCGCTGCTGGAGCGGTTCACCTCCGACTATGACCGGAATTTCATCAACTACAACAACGCCGACTACGACGCCCTGTTCCAGCAGGCCATCGCCTGCTACGACGACGCCGAGCAGACGGCGCTGTACAAGCAGATGGAGCGCAACCTGACCGAGCATGCCGCCAACGTCTACATTCAGGACCTGGCGGACCTGGTGGCCCTGCGGACGGGGCTGGAGGGGCTGCAGTTCTATCCCATTTACGTGCTGGACCTGTCCACGGTCCGCTACGCCCAGTAA
- a CDS encoding ABC transporter ATP-binding protein, which produces MSEEKLALSVRHVTSGYRDGGVFQRRKGPYQEVLHDVTFDVRYGEILGLVGESGTGKSTLARTILGMVQPESGEVIHYTKRPQMIFQDPYSSLNPAYTVAWILEEPLRIYGKYDRAERQRRVRDMLERVELPEECLAARPSELSGGQRQRVSIATALIQRPKFLIADEPVSALDVTIQAQILKLLKNLRDELELSYLFISHDLGVVYQLCDRVLVMKDGRVVEQGTVDEIFDHPQQDYTRQLLAAAE; this is translated from the coding sequence ATGAGCGAGGAAAAATTGGCCCTCTCCGTCCGGCACGTCACCAGCGGCTACCGGGACGGCGGCGTGTTCCAGCGGCGCAAGGGCCCCTATCAGGAGGTCCTCCACGACGTGACCTTCGACGTGCGCTACGGGGAGATCCTGGGGCTGGTGGGCGAGTCCGGCACCGGTAAGTCCACTCTGGCCCGGACCATCCTGGGCATGGTGCAGCCGGAGTCCGGTGAGGTGATCCACTACACCAAGCGGCCCCAGATGATCTTTCAGGACCCGTACAGCTCCCTGAACCCCGCCTACACGGTGGCGTGGATCCTGGAGGAGCCCCTGCGGATCTACGGCAAGTACGACCGGGCCGAGCGGCAGCGCCGGGTCCGGGATATGCTGGAGCGGGTGGAGCTGCCGGAGGAGTGCCTGGCGGCCCGGCCCTCGGAGCTCTCCGGCGGCCAGCGCCAGCGGGTGTCCATCGCCACGGCCCTGATCCAGCGGCCCAAGTTCCTCATCGCCGACGAGCCGGTCAGCGCCCTGGACGTGACCATCCAGGCCCAGATCCTGAAGCTGCTGAAGAATCTGCGGGACGAGCTGGAGCTCAGCTACCTCTTTATCTCCCACGATCTGGGTGTGGTCTATCAGCTCTGCGACCGGGTGCTGGTCATGAAGGACGGCCGGGTGGTGGAGCAGGGGACCGTGGACGAGATCTTCGACCATCCGCAGCAGGACTACACCCGGCAGCTGCTGGCCGCGGCGGAGTGA
- a CDS encoding ABC transporter ATP-binding protein, with translation MLTIENLHVKFHNRAREAVAGVSLSIADGEILGLVGESGSGKSVTAMSVAGLLPRKQCDYSGSVYLDGVELLHADRALLRKVQGKSIGVVFQEPQTYMDPLMKVGHQVEEVLLIHTDLTPQARRDRALEALAAVELPDPETVYESYPFQLSGGMCQRAMIAAAIVARPGLLLLDEPTTALDVTIQAQILALLKKLNRESGMSMLFISHNLNVVRKLCTRVAVMQRGVLVEEGDIDQVFFHPRHDYTKRLIAAIPTRHRKEDAP, from the coding sequence ATGCTGACCATTGAAAACCTCCATGTGAAGTTCCACAACCGCGCCCGGGAGGCCGTGGCCGGGGTGTCCCTCTCCATCGCGGACGGGGAGATCCTGGGGCTCGTGGGCGAGTCCGGCTCCGGCAAGTCCGTCACCGCCATGAGCGTAGCGGGACTGCTGCCCCGGAAGCAGTGCGATTACAGCGGCAGCGTGTACCTGGACGGCGTGGAGCTGCTCCACGCGGACCGCGCGCTGCTGCGCAAAGTCCAGGGAAAATCCATCGGTGTGGTGTTCCAGGAGCCCCAGACCTACATGGACCCCCTGATGAAGGTGGGCCACCAGGTAGAGGAGGTCCTGCTGATCCACACGGATCTCACGCCCCAGGCCCGGCGGGACCGGGCGCTGGAGGCCCTGGCGGCGGTGGAGCTGCCGGACCCGGAGACGGTCTATGAGAGCTATCCCTTTCAGCTCTCCGGCGGCATGTGCCAGCGGGCCATGATCGCCGCGGCCATCGTGGCCCGGCCGGGACTGCTGCTGCTGGACGAGCCCACCACCGCCCTGGACGTGACCATCCAGGCCCAGATCCTGGCGCTTTTGAAAAAGCTCAACCGGGAGAGCGGCATGTCCATGCTCTTCATCTCCCACAACCTCAATGTGGTGCGCAAGCTGTGCACCCGGGTGGCGGTGATGCAGCGGGGCGTGCTGGTGGAGGAAGGGGACATCGACCAGGTCTTTTTCCACCCCCGGCACGACTACACCAAGCGGCTCATCGCCGCCATCCCCACCCGGCACCGGAAGGAGGACGCCCCATGA
- a CDS encoding ABC transporter permease, with the protein MKYALRRIAMLLLTMVIVSLLAFVAFDLISGDPATAMLGTQATEENVAALRAQLGLDRPLLIRYGEWLLGFFTGDLGTSYSYFQPVWELIASKVVLTLTLSLLSFVLIVAVSVPLGVWSARSAGGVREAGRTTVNQLCMAVPPFFTGILLTWVFSTVLHVFTHGQFPGLDTDLWGSLGYLVFPAVSLAIPRIAMTVRMLRSTIQAEMGKAYVRTAISRGNDRRGVLRRHVLKNALVPVVTFLAQTMAEIVAGSIVVEQVFALPGLGRMLVASISNRDYPVVQAIVVILAFWVVLSGTAADLINQRIDPRLRLGGDL; encoded by the coding sequence ATGAAGTATGCTCTGCGGCGGATCGCCATGCTGCTTCTGACCATGGTCATCGTCTCCCTTTTGGCGTTCGTGGCCTTTGATCTGATTTCCGGCGACCCTGCCACCGCCATGCTGGGTACCCAGGCCACCGAGGAGAACGTGGCCGCCCTGCGGGCCCAGCTGGGGCTGGACCGGCCCCTGCTGATCCGCTACGGGGAGTGGCTGCTGGGCTTTTTCACCGGAGACCTGGGCACCTCTTACAGCTATTTTCAGCCCGTGTGGGAGCTGATCGCCTCCAAGGTGGTGCTGACGCTGACCCTGAGCCTTTTGAGCTTCGTGCTGATCGTGGCGGTGTCCGTGCCCCTGGGGGTGTGGTCGGCCCGCAGCGCCGGCGGCGTCCGGGAGGCCGGGCGCACCACCGTCAACCAGCTGTGCATGGCGGTGCCGCCCTTTTTCACCGGCATTTTGCTGACGTGGGTGTTCAGCACCGTGCTCCATGTCTTTACCCACGGCCAGTTCCCGGGTCTGGACACGGACCTGTGGGGGTCCTTGGGGTATCTGGTGTTCCCCGCCGTGTCCCTGGCCATCCCCCGCATCGCCATGACGGTGCGGATGCTGCGCAGCACCATCCAGGCCGAGATGGGCAAGGCCTATGTCCGCACCGCCATCTCCCGGGGCAACGACCGCCGGGGCGTGCTGCGCCGGCATGTGCTGAAAAACGCCCTGGTGCCGGTGGTCACCTTCCTGGCCCAGACCATGGCCGAGATCGTGGCCGGCAGCATCGTGGTGGAGCAGGTGTTTGCCCTGCCGGGCCTGGGGCGGATGCTGGTGGCGTCCATCTCCAACCGGGACTATCCGGTGGTCCAGGCCATCGTGGTGATTTTGGCCTTCTGGGTGGTGCTCTCCGGTACCGCCGCGGACCTCATCAACCAGCGGATCGATCCGCGCCTGCGGCTGGGAGGTGACCTATGA
- a CDS encoding diacylglycerol kinase family lipid kinase, translating into MDTHSKKLLLIFNPKAGRSKPRGPLFDALALLSENGYLVRIHRTTAAGDAAETAAREGGDYDLVVASGGDGTLNEVISGLSRLEHPPLLGYLPQGSTNDFAASLRIPGDPEQAAAAIVQQRVQVLDIGRWNQRCFAYVASFGAFTKTSYSAPQAAKNALGHFAYILEGMKDLNSLRPYRVKITADGETLDGEYLFGAVCNSTSIGGLMKLDPGRVVLDDGKFELLLIPNPKNAMDLQNLVMDLLNQNYDGQGLIFRHVSQLHLETKEDLPWSLDGEYAPSVPAVDIVNCRGALRMLL; encoded by the coding sequence ATGGACACACACTCCAAAAAACTGCTGCTGATCTTCAATCCCAAGGCGGGCCGCAGCAAGCCCCGCGGCCCCCTGTTCGATGCGCTGGCGCTTTTGTCCGAAAACGGATACCTGGTCCGCATCCACCGGACCACTGCCGCAGGGGACGCCGCCGAGACCGCCGCCCGGGAGGGCGGGGACTACGACCTGGTGGTGGCCTCCGGCGGAGACGGCACCCTCAACGAGGTGATCTCCGGCCTGTCCCGGCTGGAGCATCCGCCTCTGCTGGGCTATCTGCCCCAGGGCAGCACCAACGACTTCGCCGCCAGCCTCCGCATCCCCGGCGATCCGGAGCAGGCGGCGGCCGCCATTGTGCAGCAGCGGGTCCAGGTGCTGGACATCGGCCGGTGGAACCAGCGATGCTTTGCCTACGTGGCCTCCTTCGGCGCCTTTACCAAGACCTCCTACTCCGCCCCCCAGGCCGCCAAGAACGCCCTGGGCCACTTTGCCTATATCCTGGAGGGCATGAAGGACCTCAACTCTCTGCGTCCCTATCGGGTGAAGATCACTGCCGATGGGGAAACCCTGGACGGTGAGTATCTGTTCGGCGCCGTGTGCAACTCCACCTCCATCGGCGGGCTCATGAAGCTGGACCCGGGCCGGGTGGTGCTGGATGACGGCAAATTCGAACTGCTTCTGATCCCCAACCCCAAAAACGCCATGGACCTGCAGAATCTGGTGATGGATCTGCTGAATCAGAACTACGACGGCCAGGGCCTGATCTTCCGCCACGTCTCCCAGCTCCACCTGGAGACGAAGGAGGACCTGCCCTGGTCCCTGGACGGGGAATATGCCCCCAGCGTCCCCGCCGTGGACATTGTCAACTGCCGGGGCGCCCTGCGGATGCTGCTGTGA
- a CDS encoding calcium/sodium antiporter produces the protein MPVLTGVWVSVALFLAGLVLIVKGGDWFLDGAVWMAEASGVPRFLIGATVVSLATTLPELTVSLTGVLRGARDLAVGNAVGSVAANLGLILGIGVLWAPGTAARRQLAPRALLMTAAAVCLAALCRGGELAFPGWLVLAAILAAYLAGSIREARRGMEQRRQTMPQGRTVSRRRMVRELGLFALGAGAVALGSRLLVTHGSRLALLLGVPAGVVGSTVVAVGTSLPELVTTLTAVARRETALSVGNIVGANIIDLALILPACAAVSGGSLLIGPQTTGLDLPACLALCAAAVAPPLLTGRFHRWQGAALLGLYAGYLRLLLR, from the coding sequence GTGCCGGTGTTGACAGGTGTGTGGGTGTCCGTAGCGCTGTTTCTGGCGGGACTGGTGCTGATCGTCAAGGGCGGGGACTGGTTCCTGGACGGGGCCGTGTGGATGGCGGAGGCCTCCGGCGTGCCCCGTTTTCTCATTGGCGCCACGGTGGTCTCCCTGGCCACCACCCTGCCGGAGCTGACCGTGTCCCTGACCGGGGTGCTCCGGGGGGCCCGGGACCTGGCGGTGGGCAACGCCGTGGGGTCCGTGGCGGCCAACCTGGGACTGATTTTGGGCATCGGCGTTCTGTGGGCCCCCGGCACCGCTGCCCGGCGGCAGCTGGCGCCCAGGGCGCTGCTGATGACCGCTGCGGCGGTGTGCCTGGCGGCGCTGTGCCGGGGCGGAGAGCTGGCTTTTCCCGGCTGGCTGGTTCTGGCGGCCATCCTGGCGGCCTATCTGGCCGGCAGCATCCGGGAGGCCCGGCGGGGCATGGAGCAGCGGCGGCAGACCATGCCCCAGGGACGCACCGTCTCCCGCCGCCGGATGGTTCGGGAGCTGGGGCTGTTCGCCCTGGGCGCCGGCGCCGTGGCTTTGGGCTCCCGGCTGCTGGTGACCCACGGCAGCCGCCTGGCCCTGCTGCTGGGGGTGCCCGCCGGGGTGGTGGGCTCCACGGTGGTGGCCGTGGGCACGTCGCTTCCGGAGCTGGTCACCACGCTGACGGCGGTGGCCCGGCGGGAGACGGCTCTGTCCGTTGGGAACATCGTGGGCGCCAACATCATCGACCTGGCGCTGATCCTGCCGGCCTGCGCCGCCGTCTCCGGCGGGAGCCTTCTGATCGGCCCCCAGACCACGGGGCTGGACCTGCCGGCCTGCCTGGCGCTGTGCGCGGCGGCGGTTGCGCCGCCGCTGCTGACCGGCCGCTTTCACCGCTGGCAGGGGGCTGCACTGTTGGGGCTGTATGCCGGGTATCTGCGGCTGCTGCTGCGATAA
- a CDS encoding ABC transporter permease produces MRRGNGYLWAGAILAAAMGLVILVGFFWTPYDPTAISVGPKFDPPSWQHLLGTDNFGRDILSRIMKGAGTTFAIGAATVAIGAVCGTAIGALTGYFGGIADEILMRLGDTLTAFPSILLALVVISLLGPGNKYNVILALGLVFIPSFARVTRTAFAGLRDVNYVKSARLMGAGSGRILAVHILPNTLSVLLPAVTIGFNNAVLAEASMSFLGIGVTPPDASLGYMLSEAQSMMGAAPWYAVSTGLAIVVMVFSVGLIGEGLRRGGEED; encoded by the coding sequence ATGAGACGGGGCAACGGCTATCTCTGGGCCGGCGCCATCCTGGCGGCGGCCATGGGGCTGGTGATCCTGGTGGGCTTTTTCTGGACGCCCTACGATCCCACTGCCATCTCCGTGGGGCCCAAGTTCGACCCGCCCTCCTGGCAGCACCTGCTGGGCACCGACAACTTCGGCCGGGACATTCTCAGCCGGATCATGAAGGGCGCCGGCACCACCTTCGCCATTGGCGCGGCTACCGTGGCCATCGGCGCCGTGTGCGGCACGGCCATCGGGGCTCTGACCGGCTACTTTGGCGGCATCGCCGACGAGATCCTCATGCGCCTGGGCGACACCCTCACCGCCTTCCCCAGCATCCTGCTGGCCCTGGTGGTGATCTCCCTGCTGGGCCCGGGCAACAAGTACAACGTCATCCTGGCGCTGGGGCTGGTGTTCATCCCCAGCTTCGCCCGGGTCACCCGCACGGCCTTCGCCGGCCTGCGGGACGTGAACTATGTGAAAAGCGCCCGGCTCATGGGCGCCGGCAGCGGCCGCATCCTGGCGGTCCACATCCTGCCCAATACCCTCTCCGTGCTGCTGCCCGCCGTCACCATCGGCTTCAACAACGCGGTGCTGGCGGAGGCCTCCATGAGCTTTCTCGGCATCGGCGTCACCCCGCCGGACGCCTCCCTGGGCTATATGCTCTCCGAGGCCCAGAGCATGATGGGCGCCGCCCCCTGGTACGCCGTGAGCACCGGCCTTGCCATCGTGGTGATGGTATTCAGCGTGGGCCTCATCGGCGAGGGACTGCGCCGGGGCGGGGAGGAGGATTGA
- a CDS encoding CoA pyrophosphatase produces the protein MDYLRRRYGGHRPGLLGARHSYAVLCPLVERDGALHLLFEVRAAGLRQQGEVCFPGGRMEAGETVEQCALRETAEELAIPPEQVTVLGTPDFICNQRGFLLQPVLGLVSPAGFAAMSPSPAEVAEAFTAPLDFFRQTPPEVYTYDLAPQVPSDFPYGPVGIPADYPWAHGRVEVPVWYWQGHAVWGMTARLVRDLIRTEQI, from the coding sequence CTGGATTATCTGCGCCGCCGATACGGCGGCCACCGGCCGGGCCTGCTGGGCGCCCGGCACAGCTACGCGGTCCTCTGTCCCCTGGTGGAGCGGGACGGAGCGCTGCACCTGCTGTTCGAGGTCCGGGCCGCCGGACTGCGCCAGCAGGGGGAGGTGTGCTTCCCCGGCGGGCGGATGGAGGCCGGCGAGACCGTGGAGCAGTGCGCCCTGCGGGAGACGGCGGAGGAGCTGGCCATCCCGCCGGAGCAGGTGACGGTGCTGGGTACCCCGGACTTCATCTGCAACCAGCGGGGATTCCTGCTCCAGCCGGTGCTGGGACTGGTGTCCCCCGCCGGATTTGCCGCCATGTCCCCCTCCCCGGCGGAGGTGGCGGAGGCCTTTACCGCCCCCCTGGATTTCTTCCGCCAGACCCCGCCGGAGGTCTACACCTACGACCTGGCCCCCCAGGTGCCGTCGGATTTCCCATACGGCCCCGTGGGCATCCCCGCCGACTACCCCTGGGCCCACGGCCGGGTGGAGGTGCCGGTGTGGTACTGGCAGGGCCATGCCGTCTGGGGCATGACCGCCCGGCTGGTCCGGGATTTGATCCGGACCGAACAGATTTGA
- a CDS encoding DUF3810 domain-containing protein encodes MRRFFQAYQKRHLWLLADLALLAAFLLARHQKAWMNALADHVTTPLKTALGRLWGAVPFSVMEVLYTLAAEVAIGYILWSVISVVRTRGHRGRRAYGAALGAACTALTVYLAFCLLWGVNYWTDSFQDRSGIHGEAVSLEELTAVTAWFADRLIETADAVPRDGKGLFAVSTEDILADYAMVYDGAEALFPFLEFESQPPKAMFYSKFMSAMNFTGVYCPFTGETNLNVDAPACLLPATVAHELAHQRSIASEQECNFLAVLASTTCGDPVYAYSGWLMGYIHLGNALYAADREAWRAVRDSLPEAVLADLADNNAYWAQYKGAAAAAGQKVYDTVLRAYGEADGIRSYGTVVDLLTVYYRDAALEA; translated from the coding sequence ATGAGACGATTCTTTCAAGCCTATCAAAAGCGGCATCTGTGGCTGCTGGCGGACCTGGCGCTGCTGGCGGCATTCCTGCTGGCCCGGCACCAAAAAGCGTGGATGAACGCCCTGGCAGACCACGTCACCACCCCCCTCAAGACCGCCCTGGGGCGGCTGTGGGGGGCGGTGCCCTTTTCCGTCATGGAGGTGCTCTACACCCTGGCGGCGGAGGTGGCCATCGGGTACATCCTCTGGAGCGTGATCTCCGTGGTCCGGACCAGGGGGCACCGTGGCCGCCGGGCCTACGGCGCGGCCCTGGGCGCCGCCTGTACCGCCTTGACGGTGTATCTGGCCTTCTGCCTGCTGTGGGGCGTCAACTACTGGACCGACAGCTTCCAGGACCGCTCCGGCATTCACGGGGAGGCGGTATCTCTGGAGGAGCTGACGGCGGTGACGGCGTGGTTCGCCGACCGCCTGATCGAGACGGCGGACGCCGTGCCCCGGGACGGGAAGGGCCTCTTCGCTGTCTCCACGGAGGACATCCTGGCGGACTATGCCATGGTCTACGACGGGGCGGAGGCGCTGTTTCCCTTCCTGGAATTCGAGAGCCAGCCCCCCAAGGCCATGTTCTACTCGAAATTCATGAGCGCCATGAATTTCACCGGCGTCTACTGCCCCTTCACCGGGGAGACCAACCTCAACGTGGACGCCCCGGCCTGCCTGCTGCCGGCCACGGTGGCCCACGAGCTGGCCCATCAGCGCAGCATCGCCTCGGAGCAGGAGTGCAACTTCCTGGCGGTGCTGGCGTCCACCACCTGCGGCGACCCGGTCTACGCCTACTCCGGCTGGCTCATGGGCTACATCCACCTGGGCAACGCCCTGTACGCCGCGGACCGGGAGGCCTGGCGGGCCGTCCGGGACAGCCTGCCGGAGGCAGTGCTGGCGGATCTTGCTGACAACAACGCCTATTGGGCACAATACAAGGGCGCGGCGGCCGCTGCCGGGCAAAAGGTCTACGACACGGTGCTCAGGGCCTACGGCGAGGCCGACGGTATCCGGTCCTACGGCACCGTGGTGGACCTGCTGACGGTGTACTACCGGGATGCGGCCCTGGAAGCGTGA
- a CDS encoding AI-2E family transporter, giving the protein MSRKSSYVRMGLTVFLTVCAILLFYDTLFGSRAAVIFGRQFIKALQPVFLGALIAYLLAPVVNFFERKLFQSHLSRIRRQGKLSSRRVRAVSLLMTWIIVCAAGYLLASFLLPELYKSVVQLISSAESYYLTVRGWVERLLESNPQVESWVTEQLNIYYKDIQTWLTREVLPQATTLMTALSGGIVSALNFLLDLLVGIMVSVYLLATKERCAASARKIVCGLFSGANAGWVLRAVKKVDEIFSGFVRGKLLDSLIIGILCFICCSIFGFPYTPLVSVIVGVTNVIPFFGPFLGAIPSIFLILLVSPLQAVYFALFVLALQQLDGNVIGPLILGDKTGISSLWVIIAILVGGSFFGVAGMFFGVPVCACLLSLVNFIVETRLRRREMPVETEAYSGVVGKPEEREEKPDGKQP; this is encoded by the coding sequence ATGAGCCGGAAGAGCAGTTATGTGCGGATGGGACTGACGGTGTTTCTCACCGTCTGCGCCATTTTGCTGTTTTATGACACGCTGTTCGGCAGCCGGGCCGCCGTCATCTTCGGACGGCAGTTCATCAAGGCCCTCCAGCCGGTGTTTCTGGGTGCGCTGATCGCTTACCTGCTGGCGCCGGTGGTGAATTTTTTTGAGCGGAAGCTGTTCCAGAGCCATCTGAGCCGCATCCGCCGGCAGGGGAAGCTGTCGTCCCGCCGGGTGCGGGCGGTGAGCCTGCTGATGACGTGGATCATCGTGTGCGCTGCCGGGTATCTGCTGGCCTCGTTCCTGCTGCCGGAGCTGTACAAGAGCGTGGTGCAGCTGATCTCCAGCGCGGAGTCGTACTATCTCACGGTCCGGGGCTGGGTGGAGCGGCTGCTGGAGTCCAACCCTCAGGTGGAGTCCTGGGTTACGGAGCAGCTGAACATTTATTATAAGGATATCCAGACCTGGCTGACCCGGGAGGTGCTGCCCCAGGCCACCACGTTGATGACGGCCCTCTCCGGCGGCATTGTCAGCGCGCTGAACTTCCTGCTGGACCTGCTGGTGGGCATCATGGTGTCGGTCTATCTGCTGGCCACCAAGGAGCGCTGCGCCGCCAGCGCCCGGAAGATCGTGTGCGGCCTGTTTTCCGGGGCCAACGCCGGATGGGTGCTCCGGGCCGTGAAGAAGGTGGACGAGATCTTCTCCGGCTTTGTCCGGGGGAAGCTGCTGGACTCCCTCATCATCGGCATTTTGTGCTTCATCTGCTGCAGCATCTTCGGCTTTCCCTACACGCCCCTGGTGTCGGTCATCGTGGGCGTCACCAATGTGATCCCCTTCTTCGGCCCCTTCCTGGGCGCCATCCCCAGCATCTTCCTGATTTTGCTGGTTTCGCCGCTCCAGGCGGTGTACTTCGCCCTGTTCGTGCTGGCCCTCCAGCAGCTGGACGGCAACGTCATCGGCCCGCTGATCCTGGGGGACAAGACCGGCATCTCCAGCCTGTGGGTCATCATCGCCATTTTGGTGGGCGGCAGCTTCTTCGGCGTGGCGGGGATGTTCTTCGGCGTGCCGGTGTGCGCGTGCCTGCTGAGCCTGGTCAACTTCATCGTGGAGACGCGGCTGCGCCGCCGGGAGATGCCGGTGGAGACCGAGGCGTACAGCGGTGTCGTCGGAAAACCGGAGGAGCGGGAGGAAAAACCGGACGGAAAGCAGCCGTGA